The genomic stretch GGCACCAACAACATCGGAAACACAACAGCCAGCCAAATTCTTGACGGCATAAAAGCAAATATAGATACGATAAAGTCGAAACTGCCTCACACAAAAATCTTGCTGGAAGGCATATATCCGCGTGGCACGTCCATGACTCCGGCGTCCATCGTGGCCCTTAATACCGAAATCGCGAAGCTTGCAGATAACAAGAGTATTTATTACACGAACGCGGGCGGAGAAAAGCTCCTGAACGCAGACGGCAGCGTCAACACAAGCTTATTTAGATCGGATCATGTGCATCCCAACGCTCAAGGTTACGCCATATTGGATGCAGCGCTTGCTCCGATCGTCGACGAGCTAGCCGCGAGCTAGCCGCCTGATCGGTCCTGAGGTGGCAAATTAGGGTCTTCTGCGCGATTAACGTTCCGTCTCAGGCATGGGATACAATCATTAGACGATCGTTCGACAAGTGGGCGAAAGGTCGCGTTCAGACCTGGATGAAAAGTCGAGTTTAGACCTGGCTGCCCATTGCAGGGAAAAGGTAGACCGAAAAATGCCGAAATTGCTTCTAGCAGATGACGACAATCAGCTCCGCCAACTCGTGGGTGACTGGTTAGAACATGAGAATTACAACGTAGACCTCGCCTGCGACGGACCTGAAGCAAAAGAATATCTGTTATCCGGTGACTACGACGTGCTCATCCTCGATTGGAGCATGCCGGAACCTTCCGGCATCGAACTCTGCAAATGGTTCAGGGCAAAAGGCGGCAGCACGCCAATTATTATGCTGACTGGTAAAGACGAAATCGAACACAAAGAAGTCGGGTTCAGCGCCGGAGTAGACGATTACCTCACCAAACCATTCGAATTGCGAGAACTGGCGGCGCGCTTGCGGGCTCTGCTGCGACGTGGAAATGTGGCAGCATCGCGCACTGTCAAGGTTGGTCCTCTTGTGCTGGACCCTGACAGCCACAGCGTCACTGTTGACGGTGGACCGCTGACACTAACAGCGACAGAATTTGCGGTGCTCGAGTTTCTCGGACGTCATCCCAACCAGGTCTTTAACGCGAACGCGCTTTTGGACCGAGTTTGGAGCAGCTCATCCGAGGTATCACCAGATACGGTGCGCGTCTACATCAAGCGACTGCGAGCGAAATTCGAAGGCATTGGATATCCCGACTTGATTCAGAACATACACGGCGTTGGTTATAAATTGAACGTGGTGTGATGCCCGCGAGACGCGGGCGTTCCATTCGGCCTGTCCGCTAGACGCGGGCGCTCCATTCGGCCTGTCCGCTAGACGCGGGCGCTCCATTCGGCCTGCCCGCGAGACGCGGGCGCTCCATTCGGCCTGCCCGCGAGACGCGGGCGCTCCATTCGGCCTGCCCGCGAGACGCGGGCGCTCCATGCGCGCGAATCAGCTCATTGCCAGTGATTGATTGAATAGTTTTAGCGCCTCCGGCTCTCCTATCTGTGCCACCTTGTCAGGCGTCAAACCAGCGCGCTCCATTGCCGCTTGCACTCCTTTTGGTCCCGCTTGATTGAGGGCATCGCACAAAGTAGCCAGAGCGGAATCGCTCTTGATTCCCACTGAAAGTCCAATCTTCTCAGCAGAAACTACATTTTCGCGAGCCAGAGCCAACTGCACCTCTTTCATTTTTGGATCGCTCAATCCCTTCTTCAGTTCGCCAAGCATTGCGTCGGCTTCGGGACCGCCCGAGAAATCGAAGTTACGAAGCTTCTCCTCATCTATCTTTCCGTCGGGTCCAACGAACTGCTTGAACAAATCAGGAAACAATTTCTTGAATAACTCCGGATCGTTCTCCAACATTTTTTGCAAAAGCTCAGGCAATCCTCCGACTCTCTGATTCCATTGCAACATTCCAACCGACAATCCGTGACCAGAATCATTTTTATTGATGCTGTCGAACGAACCTGCATTCTTAGCCAGATTGCCGACTATCTTGTCAGTCAGCGCGGACATCAGCAAGTGCTGATCGGCAGGCAAGCTATTATAGAATTGGTTCTCCTCGGCACCAGGACTGCCCGTGGCGACTCCCGCAGGCGTGTCGGACAGGCGCTGTGGAATACCACCACCTGTGCCACTATTATCACCGCCGAACATCGATCCATTACCACCGCCACCGCCGCTCTGACCAATCGCAGACTGATCGCCGCGTGGAACAAAAGGTGCCTCAGTATTGCCGGCGCCACCATCATTAGTGACAATACGCGGTTGATTGGTACCATCACCTGACCATACCGCCGTAAAACCCTTTACCGGCGAATTTGTAAGGAAACTCGAGAGATGGTCTTTCGTCCAGTGCGTAACTCCGGGGCTGGCTGGGTCTCCAACTATGTACGTGCCGTCAGGAGCTTTTCCTGCCACATAGATAAAATGATGCGGACCATTGACGATGCACCCACGCCCTTGCGCCAACTGCTCATCTAAAGCGTTTATATCAGTGCAGTTTGCCTTATCTTCAACGCTCAGACCCCTTTTCTGCGCCTCCTGCGCCATGAGCGAAGGACCACCCGGGAACTGACCTTGAGCCATCACCCCAGTCTCATTCATGACACGCACACGCTCATCTTCAGTTGGCGGATGCGAAAAACCCGGTGCGTTAAAGTCTGCGCAAGCCATAGTCAGGCTCGTCGCGCCGCAGCCAAAGAGCCCGCCACTGCCAAATTTGCGATCGCCCATTTGCGAGATATAAAACCTGTTCCTGTCCACAGTATGCTCTGGTGCTACCGGTTGAGCTTGTGGAACAGCCACAGCCGCCTCAGGCGAACCCGGCCGAGCGGCAGCTTGCAGCTTGTCCGTGGGCGAATCAGTCATACGAGGAGAAGCGGATATCGCTTGTTCGGAGCGCGCCGCAGTTGCACCAGCCGCTGCTGTTTCAACTCGTGCCATCGCTGGTGCTACCATGATCTTTG from Candidatus Melainabacteria bacterium encodes the following:
- a CDS encoding response regulator transcription factor gives rise to the protein MGERSRSDLDEKSSLDLAAHCREKVDRKMPKLLLADDDNQLRQLVGDWLEHENYNVDLACDGPEAKEYLLSGDYDVLILDWSMPEPSGIELCKWFRAKGGSTPIIMLTGKDEIEHKEVGFSAGVDDYLTKPFELRELAARLRALLRRGNVAASRTVKVGPLVLDPDSHSVTVDGGPLTLTATEFAVLEFLGRHPNQVFNANALLDRVWSSSSEVSPDTVRVYIKRLRAKFEGIGYPDLIQNIHGVGYKLNVV